Sequence from the Collinsella aerofaciens ATCC 25986 genome:
ACCGCAACTCAAAAGCAGTCTATTTGGGACGGGGCTTTTTTAGCTGCCCTGTGCTCCGAGTTGACTCGCTTGCCACGAAGTGGGCCTATCTACTACGTTTGACCGGTTACCCCCGACCATACGGAACATCGCGAAATTAAAACCGCAGGTAGACGGCTTGCGTTTTTTGCGAAAACTCGGTTATGGTCGACCCATGCGGGTTAAACGTAGTAGATAGCCCGTTTTCGTGGCGCGACGTAATAGCAATGTGACAAAGGGACCGCCCCGTTGTCACATAGATACGTCACCTGATTTCTCCCGTTTACGAAGCCATTTATGCCGCTTAACCTGTAGCATATTGCAAACCTCCATCGGCGAAGGATACGCTCAACTTAACTTGCCAATCGGACCAGTGCTGTTTGGTCCGTTGAGCGTGTCGGGAGGAAACATGAACAGAAGGCATGTCAACGTGGCCATTACCGCGGGTTTGGCTCTGACGATGACGGTCGGCTCGGTGCCGCCGCAGGCGTTCGCCGAGATGATGCAGGGTGATACTACCCAAGTCGTTGCCGAGCAAAGCGATGCGACGGGTGCGGCTGCCACGTCTGCGGACACCGGTCAGGCAACCTCGCAAGACCAGAGTGAAGACAAGATCGCCTCTTTTGCCAGCCTGAACGAGCTACATGTTGCCGAGGGATCCGACGCCACGCTGACCCAAACTGTAACGGCAACCTACGAGAGCGGTACCACCAAGCAGGAAAACGTCATCTGGAAGCTGAACGGCGCCGATGCTCCGGCAACCTTGGCGCAGCTGCCTGCCGGCTCGTATGAGTTTGAGGGTACCGTCGACGGCACCACGCAGACGGTCAAGCAGCGCGTGGTTGTCGAAGCTGTTACGGCGGACCCGGCAGTGGTAGATCCGGCGGCAGTAAACGCCCCTGATGTCACAGAGACGAGCAACGAAAGTGGCATTACGGTCGAGTCGATCGACGCCAACCCGATTCTGGAAAAATATGTCGGTGCCGATTACTACGGCCAGATCCAATCTTCGAGCGTTAAGGTAAAGCTGTCGGATGGCACCGAGACCTCGGCGTATGTTGATTGGGACGAAAAGTCGCAGACGGCATTTGATACGGCGACGGAGGAATCCGAAGTCCCCATTACCGGACAGATTACCGGCGTTAGCGTGAACAACAACTGGATCACGCTCGCGGAGCCGTACGAAGTGAGCGGTGTACTTAAGGTGTACGTTCCCCGTTCAACCAGTAATGGCTCATGGGTATGGACTGCAGCTAGTATTGCTCCCGCGCTTCCGTCCAGCATTTCGGTCAATTATTCAAATGGTCAATCTTATACATGCCCTGTTGAGTGGAATGAGATCTCGGCTGATCAGTACCAAAAGGAAGGAACCTTTGTTGTCGAGGGACATTTGAAGAGCTATCCCTCTATGCTCGCACAGTGCACGGTCGCAGTCCGCTCTGTTAAGAGCGTCCAGACCGAGTTGACGTGTACGACCCTAACTGGTGAGGTCCCGTCTCTGCCGTATTCTGCTTCGGTTGTCTTTGATAGCGGGGCCACCGAGCAGATCCCGGTGTCTTGGGATTCTTTCGACGCGTCGCTTTACTCTAAGGTGGGCTCGTTTACGGTTAAAGGTAAACTAAACGGTTTTGATTACCGTGAGGTTACCTGCACCGTTACCGTCAAAGATCCTAAGGACGTACTCGATCTTAATTCTCTGAGGTTCGAGCGCGTGGTCGGCGACATTTCTCCTCTTAGCACGTATGTCTATTTCCCGTTTACGCAGTCAAATAACACTACATACACCCAAGGTTATCAGGTTAACTGGGACAACGCCGACGTGTCTCAATTCCAAAAGGCAGGCACCTATACGGTCACGGGCACGCTTGTGACATATAACGAATCTTCAGCCGCTAATGGCCTAAAGGTAACTGCTCAGGTCGAGGTCAAAGAAGTTGCCTCTATCGACGCTCTTGCTCCCGTTAACACGCCCGTCGGCGTACGTCCTACAACGGGCGGCGGTCTTCCCTACAGCGTTGAGGTTGCATTCACCGACGGTACAAAGAAGCAGTGCAACATTGCGTGGGACCCTATTTTGGACACGCAGGTGGCAAGTGAGGGATCGTTTAAGCTTTCCGGTTCGCTGTCGTATTGGACCAATACCTCATCTTCATCGTCTACTCAGGTGGAGCTGGGTGACAGCAACCGAGTCACGGCGACCATCTCCGTCCGCGCCCTGCAGATGCCTTCCTCGACATCGACAAGCACGCTTATCGGTTGCCAGCCTAATATGCCGGGTTCAATCGAGGCCACGATGTGGAATGGCTCGCGAGGCAATTTCCCCGTTCAGTGGTCGACGATTAGTCAGGACGCCCTAAAGAACCTTGGCCAGATTACGGTTAGCGGATATTTTACCGGCTCTAACATTCCGGCTACGGCGACGGTCAACGTCTGCGATCTCGAGGACAGCAACATCGGCAAGATTGCTTATGTTCCCGGCGCCGGACTTCTGGCTCCGCGCTACACATCCACGCTGTATTTGTCGGATGGCAGCTCGTTCTATCCCCAGTATTCGTCGGGGCAGCCTTATAGCTGGGATGAGTTTCCTCAAGAACTGCTGGACGGCAAGCCTGGCGAGTACGAAATTACCGGTACTATCACTGGCTCGCTGGCGAAGGTCAACGCGATCGCGGTGTGCAGTGAGGTCAAGGGCGTCAATAACTATAGCGAGAATGGCGTGACGCTTGGGCAGTCGTACGAGGACTGGCGCGTTATTTACCCCGGTGAGGAAGTCAATCTGGACTACTTCTACGTGTCCGGCGTATTGCAGGATGGAACGACTTTTGACAGTCTCGGCGTCAACTGGGATACCTACGATAGGTGCCCCCAGAAGGACTGCACGATTACCGGAACGGTCGCCGGAACGAATATCCCCGTGAAAGTGCACGTCATCGTGACTAAAAACTGGGAGGCTCAGCCACAAACCATTACAGTGCTCAAGGGCAGCGACGGCACCGCCATGCTTCCCGGCTATGTCGAACTTATCAGCCCCGATGCGGCAGAACATCCGGACTATTCGCACAAATACGCCGAGACCAAGTGGAACACGAAGGGCTTCGATTGGACCCAGGGCGGCGTGGTACGCGGCACTGCAACAATTAGCTTTAATGCAGGGTACGGCATGCAGACTGTCGACGTTCCGATTACTGCCACCGTTAAGATCGCGAGTAAGGCAACCTCGGTTCAGGGCGGAACCATATGGACCGTCCCCGGCACCAAGCCGATGCTGCCGGAATACCTTGAGGTTCGATACGACAACGATGTGTCTTCTGAGCCCCAGCGCGAAAAGGTCACATGGGACCGTGTCGCCGAAGACGCTTATGCCAAGGACGGTTCGTTTAAGGTGAAGGGCAAGCTCCAAGGTGGTGCCGAGGCGACAATCACTGTTGACGTCTGTTCCGTCATCTCCGTTGCCGTTCCTGAGCGCATTAATACGGCCAGCGGTGTTTTCCCCGAGCTGCCGTGGAATGTCTCGGTTGCCACGAGTGACGGCAAAACTCATAATGCCCAGGTTCAATGGGATTACGTTCGTCCCTCGGTTTATACCGGAGAGCCGGGTCAGGTCACGACAGTGTCTGGCACGCTGTTTGCAAGCGGCCTCGACGGATACAGTGACGGCACTAACACCGGTCTCACTGTTCAGACCAAGATCGTTATCCAAGGCGTTGAGAAGGCAATCGATAACGGCGAGACCGCAGTGACCACCAAGGCGGGCACTGCGCCTGCTATGCCGTCCAAGATTGCGGTCGAGATGAGCGACGGCTCCGTTTCGACGGCGGCTATTGATTGGGATCCGATCGCGCCCGAGAAGTACGAGCGGCCTGGCACGTTCTATGTGACGGGCCATGTGGTCGGCTTTGATGCCGCTGCTGTTATGGCGCTGCTTGACGATGACGGCCAAAAGGTCGGCGTGGATGAGAACGGCAACGTGACCGCCAAGGTGACGGTTGCCGACAAGAAGGCGAAGAAGGTTGCGTTGCAGCCCGAGGCAGTCGTGGTCAACACCACGGTCGGATCGATGCTGGAGCTGCCAGATGCCGTGTCCGTATATTTCTCGGATGGCTCAGCGCGGGATACTCGGGGCAGTTTGGGCGGCATCGAGATCGAAAAGTGGACCGACACCGACGGCATCGACCTCTCCAAGCCGCTCGCCAAGAAAGGTACGTATAAACTCGTCGGCAAGCTCAAGGATGTCGACAATGTCAACGCTATCGTGTACGTCAACGTCTCCGAGGCGCCGCGAACCATCACCAAGCTCGAGGCCAAGTCGTTTAGCGTTGCCAGTGGTACGTCCAAACAGGAACTGTACGCCCAGATGCCCAAGCAGGTTGTTGCGACCTATTCCGATGGCTCGACCGATCTGCTTGACATTGACGTTTGGGATCTTTCTAACGTCACGGACAAGCTGCTCAACGAAACCGGCACCGTGGAGATCACGGGCACGGTTAAGCTCAACGGCGCTAAGGTGACCTGCAATGTGACCGTGGTGGATCAGGAGGCCCAGACGCCCGACTACGTTGAGCCGATCGATGTTATTGAGATTGCGGACAATGCCAAGGTCAGCGACCTTATGGATAAGCTGCCGTCCAAGGTGACGGTTGTCATGAAGGACGGCAAGACCAAGAAAGAGACGCCCGTTAAGTGGTCTCAGGTCGACAGCCTGGGCCGTGCCGGCACCGAGTTTGAGGTCACGGGTCTAACGGACAACGGCATGACCGTAAAGGCTCAGGTCAAGGTGACGGCGCATATCGTGGATTTTGATACCGTTGACGAGATTGAGGTCGAGCGCGATACCAAGGCGGCTGATGCGTTGGCCAAGCTGCCCGCCACGGTCACGGCGTTCTACTCTGACGATACCGATTCCGAAGCCAAGGTAGCGTGGGATACCAAGGGTCTCTCCGACAAGGACTTTGCCAAGGAAGGTGAAGTTACGGTTAAGGGCACGGTTGCCGGCACGGATCAGAAGGCGGAGTGCACCATCAAGGTCGTCAAACCGCTTCGTGAGATTCCTGATCACCTGGCTGGTACGGTTGACGCTGTGACGCTCGACGACGGGGCGAAGCCCGAGGCTGTTGTGGCCGCCCTGCCCAAGACCGTGAAGGTCGCCATGAAAGACGGATCCGAGGTCGATTCGAAGATCGATTGGACTGCTCCCAAGGACGCCGTCACCATTAAGAATGACGGTACAAGCTTTGTCGTTACGGGCAAAACCTCAGTTGGCGGCTTTGAGGTAAAGGCTACGGTCAACCTGGTGCCGGTCGTTGAGAGCGTCGCTGACATCAAGCTTTCGGTTGCTCGCAACACTGCCGCCGACGACATTGCCTTGCCCACCCAGGTGACGCTTAACATGTCTGATGGCTCGACGAAGGCCGCTGCCGTCACGTGGGATAAGACCCCGCTCACGGCAGATGCCTTGGGCAAGCTGGGTGACATCGCACTTGAAGGCGCGGTCGAGGGCTCTTCGGTCAAGGCCAAGTGCACGGTGATGGTTGTTAAGAGCGATGCCGAGATTCCGGCGTCCGTTGAGCCTGTCGAGGGCGTTAGCGTTCCCGAGGGCGCATCGGCCGATGCCGTGCGAGATGCGCTCAAGGGCGTGAAGGCGACCGTTCGCATGAAGGACGGCAAGACGACGGCGGAGTCCGAGATCACTTGGACTGAGGTTCCTGCCGCGGCCGACACGTACGGCAACAGCGTCGTCGCCAAGGGCGTGACGGTGAACGGCAACCTGTCTGTCGAAGTTGTCGTCACCTCCACGACGACGATCAATAAGGTAGCCGAGGTACCGCAGATTACGGTCGAGCGCGATGCCAAGGCCGACACCGTGACGGGACAGCTGCCCAAGAAGGTTGCCGTGACGTACTCCGATGGCCACACGGATGAGGCGGCGGTCACATGGAATACGGATGGCCTGGACAAGCAGCTTGCCGCTGTCGGCGAACACACGATCGAGGGGTCAGTTGAGGGCACGACGCTCAAGGCGGCCTGTAAGCTGGTCGTCGAGACGCCGGCAAGCGAGATTCCCGTGAGGCCTGCGACGTTCGCTCCCGTTGAGGTGTTTGAGGCAAGCTCTGCCGACGATGTGCTCAAGGCGCTGCCCAAGAAGGTCTCCGTGATGATGAAGGACGGCAGCCAGGAGGACTACGACGTCGATTGGGAGAATGTTCCCGCACTGGATTGGGGTGCCGATGATGTGACCGTGGGCGGTAAGGTTCGCGGTACGGAGCTTACGGTCAGCTGTATGGTACGCGTTAAGCCGCGCCCGGCAGCCAGCGGGCTTGTTATCGTTGACCAAAACGGCAAGGCTACGACTGCCGAGACCATGCTCAAGGTAGAGCGCGGCAAGGAGATTGACCTTGCTGCCGCGGCGCGCAATGCTGCCGATGGCGCGCTGCTGCGTGGAACCGTGACGTGGACCTCGTCCGACCCGACGATCGCTACGGTCGAGAACGGTAAGGTCAAGGCCCTCAAGAACGGAACCGTCGTCATTACCGCGACGATGCCCGTTGACGGCGATGCCGCGGCGATTGCGACGCTTGCCGAGGATGGCGCTACGGAGACGCCAGCGCCTCAACAGCTCACCGCTTCGGTTACCGTCGAGGTTGTTGAGCCTGCTGTCGTGCAGAAGCCGACGGGCGGCAAGGATAACGGTGCCAAGCCCGATGCTAAGGATCCTTCGGGCAAGAAGAATGGCAAGAAGGCCGCTAAGGGAAGCCTGGCCGAGACGGGCGACAATACTGCTGTGACCGTCGCGGCGCTTGGCGGAACCGGCCTGCTGGCTCTTATCGCCGCAGCGATCGAAAAGCTGCGTCATCGCGCGGAGTAAGGCTACGAGCTTAGAGCGTTAGGGCTCTAGGACATAGGAAGGCCTCCCGGTACTCGCGAACCACGAGAGCCGGGAGGCCTTTCTTTTGCTGCTCTGGTCCCCTTGGCAGTTGCGGTGAAATAGGGACTGTTTTATGGGCTAGAAGCCTTAAACAGTCCGTATCTCACCGCAACTTAGTTTGGGGGCTTGGGGACGAGGCTAGTGGTGACGCATAATTTCTTTCGCAAATTGACAACCGCATAGCGGAACACGGCCCGCGCCCCGTCATATGATTTCTAGCGACTAAACAACAAATCACCGACGAAGGGGGCACGGGCCGTGTCTGCGAACATCGTATCAGTCGACGAGGAGTCGCTGCGCAACGACATAAAGAATCTGGTGAGGAAGACCGTCGAGGAGACGCTCAACGCACTGCTCGACGAGGAGGCGTCCGAGCTCGTCGGGGCCGAGCGCTACGAGAGGACGGCGGGCCGGGAGGCCTACCGCAGCGGCCACTACACGAGGAGGCTCGTCACGGGCGCCGGGGAAGTCGAGCTCAGCGTGCCGAAGCTCCGCGGGGCGACCTTCCAGACGGCCGTCATCGAGCGCTACCGCAGGCGCGAGACCTCGGTCGAGGAGGCCATCGTCGAGATGTACCTGGCGGGCGTCTCCACCAGGAGGATCGAGGACGTCTCCGAGCTCCTGTGGGGAGCGCCGGTGTCCTCCGGCACCGTCTCCAACCTCAACGAGAGGGCCTTCGCGTCCATCGAGACATGGCGGCAGAGGCCGCTCGAGGGCGGCTACCCCTACGTCTTCGTCGACGGTATCTACCTCAAGCGCAGCTGGGGAGGGTCCTACGAGAACGTGGCCGTGCTGGTCGCCATCGGCGTCAACTCCGCCGGCGACCGGGAGGTCATCGGCTGCTCCGAGGGGTACACCGAGTCCGCGGAGTCCTGGCGCGAATTCTTCTCCTGGCTCAAGGGACGCGGGCTCTCCGGCGTACGGCTCGTCACCGGCGACAAGTGCGCGGGGATGCTCGGTGCGCTCGAGGAGGTGTTCCCCGGGGCCCGCTACCAGCGCTGCACGGTGCATTTCTACCGCAACGTGCTGGGAAGGGTTCCCGTGACCAGGCGGAAGGCCGCGGCGCGCATGCTGAAGGCGATCCACGCGCAGGAATCGCGCGAGGCATGCGCCAGAAAAGCCGAGGAGGTGGCGGAGGAGCTGGAATCGATGAGGCTCGGGGCGGCCGCGAGGACGGTGCGCGACGGGTTCGCCGAGACGCTTGCCTACACGGAATTCCCACCGGAGCACTGGCGCCGGATCAGGACGAACAACGGGATCGAGCGCATCAACCGCGAGATCAGGAGGAGGACGAGGGTCGTCGGGACCTTCCCAGACGGCAATTCGGCTCTGATGTTGGTGACGGCGAGGCTGAAGTACATAGTGGAGCACGAGTGGGGCAAGAGGAGGTACTTGGACATGTCGAAGCTGGAGGAGATGGACGAGCTGAGGGGAAAGGCGGAGGGCTAGAAGAGGACGGGGCCGGAGACGGCTAAATCAATTTGCGAAAGAATCTTGACGGTACCAGGCTAGTCTAGGCGGAGCGGATCGTGGGGGTAGGCGTTGAGAATCTCGACGCCGTTCTCGTTCACCAGGGCTAGGTCCTCGATGCGGACGCCGGTGTGGCCGGGGAGGTAGATGCCCGGTTCGATGGAGAAGGTCATGCCTGGCTCTACGACCTGCTCGTTGACGAGCGAGACATCCCCCGGCTCGTGGTCTTGCAGGCCGATCGAGTGCCCCAGGCGGTGCGTAAAGTACTGCCCATAGCCTGCATCCTCAATCACGTTGCGCGCGGCACGGTCCAGGTCGCACATGCGCACGCCCGGGGCGATGAGTGCTTCGGCGGCCTCGTTGGCGCGGCGCACGATGTCGTAGATGCGCGCGGTCTCCTCGTCCGGCTCGCCCCAAAAGAACGTGCGTGTCATGTCCGAGCAGTAGTTGCGATGGCGCCCGCCAATGTCGAACAGCACCACGTCGCCGCGCTTGAGTACCGTATCGTCGGGCTCGTGGTGCGGGTCGCCGGCGTTTGCGCCAAAGCTTACGATGGGCGGAAAGCTAAATCCCTCGCAGTCATGCTTGCGATACAGGCCGAGCATCTGGTCGGCAATCTCGCGCTCCGTCACGCCTTCGTGGACGAGCTTGATGGCGTCGGCCATCACGGCGTCGTTAGCGGCCGAGGACGCGCGCATGAGCTCCTGCTCGGCGGCATCCTTGTGGGTGCGCGCGGCGGTGACGGCAAAATCGCCTAGGAAAAACTCGCTGGCGGCATGACGTTCCATGAGCGGCATCAAAAAGCCTGAGCGCATGACGGTGTCGATGCCGAGCGGCTTGGTCGGATCGACCTCGCGAGCGATGGCGTCGGCCACGATATCGGTATCGGTGTGGTAGGCAACGCGGGCATTGTCGTACTCGGGCAGCTGATGCAGCGCGTTAACCAAGATCACCGGCTCGGCACCACGCGCGAGCAACACGCCGCAAAAACGCTCGAACATATCGGCATAAAAGCCGGTCAGGTAGTAGATCGACCACGGGTCGTTTACGAGCAGCTGTGCGCCGGGGTGCTGAGCCTCGAGCGCATCGAGCACGCGCGCCACACGCTTGTCATCGACATGTGCCATGAAACATCCTTTCGCTAGGGTGCCACCATGGTATCCCCAATGCCAGGGTAGTCAATTTGCGACGGGGCTATTTTAGCTGTGTCCAACATGCAGAATGATCGGGCAAAAGTAGTCATAAGAGGGCCGTTCCAAATGGGCTGGTTTCAAAAGTATGGCGGATTACGGGGCTGGACCTGTATTACTTGACCATGGGAAAAAATCGCGAAATTAAAACCGCAGGTAGAAGGCTTATCAAAACTTGAAAATGGCCGGTATGGATGGAGGTCTCCGAGCCAGCCCCGTAATCCGGCATAGTTTTGAAATGGCACTAAAGTAGGCACAAGCTAAATAACGATTCCAAAAAAAGTTGCGGTGGAATAGTTCCTGGATACCGGGGTTTTGGCGGAAATCAGGAACTATTTCACCGCAACTGAGGAGGGCAGGGTGGATGGCGGGGTAGCTAAAAGAGCCCCGTCCCTAATTAGCTACTTAGACTCGGTCGATGTCCATGCTGGCGATGAGGTCGATGTCGGTGTCTAGGAGGTTCTCTAGCACGACGTCGCCCATGCGGATGGGGGCGTTGACGACTAGGCCTCGGATGAGGTTTATGGCCTGGGCGTGGAGTGCCAGCGGGATGGCTTCGGCCGTGCGCACGGGCAGCAGCGCCTCGTCGCCGCCGGATACGGCCACAGTTGTGGTGAGCACGCGCATGGGGCAGGTGAGTTCCTGGTGTGCGAACTTATCACTGCGCGGGCAGCTGTTGCCGGTCACGGAGCGGACCTCTACCACGGAGCCATTGGCATCACGCTTGACCTCCACGGTTAGGAGGCACTCGGATGGGCAGGTGGTGCAGTTGAACTGCAGCGTATCGATTGCGTTATTGCTCATGAGCTATGCCTCCTCGATGGGATCGACGGACAGGACAATCTCGCTGGCACCCAGGTCGAGTGCGCGTTGAATCACCTTTGCCGTCAGCGGGAAGCTTTCCATTACGCTTGGCTTAAACGGACGGACTTTGCCGGCAAATAATTCTTCGCCGTTAACCAGGAGGCGCACTCGGGCGGCATCGACTGGCCGGCGCACGCGGAAGTTGACCTTGGTGAGCGCCGCGGCCGTGATGCGTCCCGGCAGTGCGTAGCCGGCAATGCCGGCGGGGGAGACCGCGAGCTCGCAGCTCGCGCTCACGGCGTCCGTCCCAGCGCCCGTGCCGCTACTCAACGCCCATGCCGCCGCAGCCGCGCCGGCGCGCTCGGACTCGGTCGTCACATTGTCTGCCAGGTCGTGCACGTGCAGCACGTTGCCGCAGGCAAAGATGCCCGGCACGCCCGTCTGCAGGCTCTGGTCCACCACGGCACCGCGCGTGCGGGGATCCAACTCAACGCCGGCGCCCACCGAAAGCTCGTTCTCGGGAATCAACCCCACCGAAAGCAGCAGCGTGTCACACGGGACGACGCGCTCGGTCCCCGGAATGGGCGCCTGGTGCTCGTCGACTTGGCTTACCTCGACGGCCTCCACGCGGTCGTGCCCGATCACGCGCGTGACGGTGGTCGACAGATGCAGCGGAATGCCAAAATCGTCCAGGCAGTTCTTCACGTTGCGACGCAGGCCGTTGGCGTACGGCATGAGCTCGTACACGCCTTCGACCGAAATCCCCTCGAGCGTGCAGCGGCGTGCCATGATCAGCCCGATGTCACCCGAGCCCAAAATGACGGCGCGCGAGCCGGGTTTGAGGTTTTCGATATTGATGTATCGCTGCGCCAAGCCTGCCGTAAACACGCCGGCGGGCCGGCTGCCGGGAATCTTGATCTCGCTGCGGGTGCGCTCACGGCAACCCATGGCAAGGACGACCGCGCGCCCGGTGAGTTGCAACATGCCGGTGGCGCTCATGAGCATGACGGTGTGGATCGCGGCGTTGCCTGCGTCCGCTGCGCCTGAACCCCCGTCAACCCCAATCACCATGCTGTCCAAGAACAGCGCAATGTCGGCTTCGCGCACCTGGTCGATAAACCGCTGCGCGTATTCGGGGCCGGTGAGTTCCTGCTTAAAGTGCGACAGACCAAAGCCCGGGTGAATGCACTGGCGGAGGATTCCGCCCATGTGCCGCTCGCGCTCCACAATGGCCACCCGCGCGCCGGCCTTGTGAGCGGCAAGCGCGGCTGCCATACCGGCAGGTCCGCCGCCGATAACGACCACGTCGAAGGCCTGCGTCGGCACGGCGCCCGCGGCAGCAATCTCGGCGTCGCGTTCAGCGTCCATCTCGATATCCGTCGCCATCCTAGCGCACCCCCTTCAAAGGTCCCTCGACCAGCCAAGAACCGGCATCCTCCAGCAATACCTCGCTGGGCTCGCAGTCCAGCTCGCGCGCCATAATCGCCACCACGCGGCTCTGGCAAAAACCGCTCTGGCATCGACCCATACCCGCACGGCAGCGGCGTTTGACGCCCTCGACCGAAACTGCGCCTGGGTGGCGTCGAATGGCGGCGACAATCTCGGCCTCGGGCACCGTCTCGCAGCGGCAGACGATTTGTCCCCACGCGGGGTCGGACTCGATTAGTTCTTCCTTGCGCGCAAGCGGCGCACGGTCAAAGTCGTCCGGTGCGCGGCGAATCGGATTCCAGTCGGCCCGTTCGCGCAGCTCCACACCAGCCTCGCGCATCACCTGCTCCATGTGCTCGGCAATGGCCGGTGCACTCGCCACGCCCGGCGACTGAATGCCTACCGCTTGGAACAGCCCCGGCACTACGGTCGACTGCCCAATAAAGAACTCGTTCGTCCCCTTAATGACCGGACGCCCGCCGGCAAATGCGCGCACCACGCGGCGCGTGTCCAGATCGGGCACCAGCTTGCGCGCGCCGGTTAGCAGTGCGTTCACATCGCCCGCGTAGGTCTGCGTGTCGCCCGGCTCGCGAATGGCGGCCGTCGCGGTGATCACTGTGTTTCCGTGCACGGTGCCCGTGACGATGACGCCCTTCGACACCGGCGTCGGCACGGGGTAGAGCGGCATGAGTGTGCGCGGCTCCTTGTCCAGCACCACGATGTTGCCCTGGCGCCAGACCATCTGGAACTCCTCGGCGCCCGCCATATGCGAGATGTCTGCGGCGCCGTTGCCCGCGGCGTTAATGAGGTAGCGGCAGCGCACATCGCCGGCGGGCGTCGTCAGCGTAAAGCGCACGGCCTCAGCGCCTTGGTTGGCAACCTCAATCGCCTCCACCGGCGCGGATCGCATAAACGTCACCCCGTTGGCGA
This genomic interval carries:
- a CDS encoding Ig-like domain-containing protein; its protein translation is MNRRHVNVAITAGLALTMTVGSVPPQAFAEMMQGDTTQVVAEQSDATGAAATSADTGQATSQDQSEDKIASFASLNELHVAEGSDATLTQTVTATYESGTTKQENVIWKLNGADAPATLAQLPAGSYEFEGTVDGTTQTVKQRVVVEAVTADPAVVDPAAVNAPDVTETSNESGITVESIDANPILEKYVGADYYGQIQSSSVKVKLSDGTETSAYVDWDEKSQTAFDTATEESEVPITGQITGVSVNNNWITLAEPYEVSGVLKVYVPRSTSNGSWVWTAASIAPALPSSISVNYSNGQSYTCPVEWNEISADQYQKEGTFVVEGHLKSYPSMLAQCTVAVRSVKSVQTELTCTTLTGEVPSLPYSASVVFDSGATEQIPVSWDSFDASLYSKVGSFTVKGKLNGFDYREVTCTVTVKDPKDVLDLNSLRFERVVGDISPLSTYVYFPFTQSNNTTYTQGYQVNWDNADVSQFQKAGTYTVTGTLVTYNESSAANGLKVTAQVEVKEVASIDALAPVNTPVGVRPTTGGGLPYSVEVAFTDGTKKQCNIAWDPILDTQVASEGSFKLSGSLSYWTNTSSSSSTQVELGDSNRVTATISVRALQMPSSTSTSTLIGCQPNMPGSIEATMWNGSRGNFPVQWSTISQDALKNLGQITVSGYFTGSNIPATATVNVCDLEDSNIGKIAYVPGAGLLAPRYTSTLYLSDGSSFYPQYSSGQPYSWDEFPQELLDGKPGEYEITGTITGSLAKVNAIAVCSEVKGVNNYSENGVTLGQSYEDWRVIYPGEEVNLDYFYVSGVLQDGTTFDSLGVNWDTYDRCPQKDCTITGTVAGTNIPVKVHVIVTKNWEAQPQTITVLKGSDGTAMLPGYVELISPDAAEHPDYSHKYAETKWNTKGFDWTQGGVVRGTATISFNAGYGMQTVDVPITATVKIASKATSVQGGTIWTVPGTKPMLPEYLEVRYDNDVSSEPQREKVTWDRVAEDAYAKDGSFKVKGKLQGGAEATITVDVCSVISVAVPERINTASGVFPELPWNVSVATSDGKTHNAQVQWDYVRPSVYTGEPGQVTTVSGTLFASGLDGYSDGTNTGLTVQTKIVIQGVEKAIDNGETAVTTKAGTAPAMPSKIAVEMSDGSVSTAAIDWDPIAPEKYERPGTFYVTGHVVGFDAAAVMALLDDDGQKVGVDENGNVTAKVTVADKKAKKVALQPEAVVVNTTVGSMLELPDAVSVYFSDGSARDTRGSLGGIEIEKWTDTDGIDLSKPLAKKGTYKLVGKLKDVDNVNAIVYVNVSEAPRTITKLEAKSFSVASGTSKQELYAQMPKQVVATYSDGSTDLLDIDVWDLSNVTDKLLNETGTVEITGTVKLNGAKVTCNVTVVDQEAQTPDYVEPIDVIEIADNAKVSDLMDKLPSKVTVVMKDGKTKKETPVKWSQVDSLGRAGTEFEVTGLTDNGMTVKAQVKVTAHIVDFDTVDEIEVERDTKAADALAKLPATVTAFYSDDTDSEAKVAWDTKGLSDKDFAKEGEVTVKGTVAGTDQKAECTIKVVKPLREIPDHLAGTVDAVTLDDGAKPEAVVAALPKTVKVAMKDGSEVDSKIDWTAPKDAVTIKNDGTSFVVTGKTSVGGFEVKATVNLVPVVESVADIKLSVARNTAADDIALPTQVTLNMSDGSTKAAAVTWDKTPLTADALGKLGDIALEGAVEGSSVKAKCTVMVVKSDAEIPASVEPVEGVSVPEGASADAVRDALKGVKATVRMKDGKTTAESEITWTEVPAAADTYGNSVVAKGVTVNGNLSVEVVVTSTTTINKVAEVPQITVERDAKADTVTGQLPKKVAVTYSDGHTDEAAVTWNTDGLDKQLAAVGEHTIEGSVEGTTLKAACKLVVETPASEIPVRPATFAPVEVFEASSADDVLKALPKKVSVMMKDGSQEDYDVDWENVPALDWGADDVTVGGKVRGTELTVSCMVRVKPRPAASGLVIVDQNGKATTAETMLKVERGKEIDLAAAARNAADGALLRGTVTWTSSDPTIATVENGKVKALKNGTVVITATMPVDGDAAAIATLAEDGATETPAPQQLTASVTVEVVEPAVVQKPTGGKDNGAKPDAKDPSGKKNGKKAAKGSLAETGDNTAVTVAALGGTGLLALIAAAIEKLRHRAE
- a CDS encoding IS256 family transposase, whose translation is MSANIVSVDEESLRNDIKNLVRKTVEETLNALLDEEASELVGAERYERTAGREAYRSGHYTRRLVTGAGEVELSVPKLRGATFQTAVIERYRRRETSVEEAIVEMYLAGVSTRRIEDVSELLWGAPVSSGTVSNLNERAFASIETWRQRPLEGGYPYVFVDGIYLKRSWGGSYENVAVLVAIGVNSAGDREVIGCSEGYTESAESWREFFSWLKGRGLSGVRLVTGDKCAGMLGALEEVFPGARYQRCTVHFYRNVLGRVPVTRRKAAARMLKAIHAQESREACARKAEEVAEELESMRLGAAARTVRDGFAETLAYTEFPPEHWRRIRTNNGIERINREIRRRTRVVGTFPDGNSALMLVTARLKYIVEHEWGKRRYLDMSKLEEMDELRGKAEG
- a CDS encoding M24 family metallopeptidase; the encoded protein is MAHVDDKRVARVLDALEAQHPGAQLLVNDPWSIYYLTGFYADMFERFCGVLLARGAEPVILVNALHQLPEYDNARVAYHTDTDIVADAIAREVDPTKPLGIDTVMRSGFLMPLMERHAASEFFLGDFAVTAARTHKDAAEQELMRASSAANDAVMADAIKLVHEGVTEREIADQMLGLYRKHDCEGFSFPPIVSFGANAGDPHHEPDDTVLKRGDVVLFDIGGRHRNYCSDMTRTFFWGEPDEETARIYDIVRRANEAAEALIAPGVRMCDLDRAARNVIEDAGYGQYFTHRLGHSIGLQDHEPGDVSLVNEQVVEPGMTFSIEPGIYLPGHTGVRIEDLALVNENGVEILNAYPHDPLRLD
- a CDS encoding DUF1667 domain-containing protein codes for the protein MSNNAIDTLQFNCTTCPSECLLTVEVKRDANGSVVEVRSVTGNSCPRSDKFAHQELTCPMRVLTTTVAVSGGDEALLPVRTAEAIPLALHAQAINLIRGLVVNAPIRMGDVVLENLLDTDIDLIASMDIDRV